One genomic window of Cannabis sativa cultivar Pink pepper isolate KNU-18-1 chromosome 2, ASM2916894v1, whole genome shotgun sequence includes the following:
- the LOC115721249 gene encoding ubiquitin-conjugating enzyme E2 20 gives MAAVNGYPDNTPVGPNTSPAKQAPPPAKTVDSQSVLKRLQSELMALMMGGDPGVSAFPEEDNIFCWKGTITGSKETVFEGTEYRLSLSFSNDYPFKPPKVKFETSCFHPNVDVYGNICLDILQDKWSSAYDVRTILLSIQSLLGEPNISSPLNTQAAQLWSNQEEYRKTVEKLYKPPSA, from the exons ATGGCTGCCGTCAATGGATACCCGGACAACACTCCTGTCGGCCCCAACACCTCTCCGGCTAAACAGGCTCCGCCTCCCGCGAAGACCGTTGACTCTCAATCTGTTCTTAAGAG GTTGCAATCTGAACTGATGGCCTTAATG ATGGGTGGAGATCCTGGGGTATCTGCCTTTCCTGAAGAAGACAACATATTTTGCTGGAAAGGAACAATTACTGGAAGCAAAGAAACTGTATTTGAAGGCACAGAATACAGGCTATCACTCTCTTTTTCAAATGATTATCCTTTCAAGCCTCCTAAGGTCAAGTTTGAGACCAGTTGCTTTCATCCTAATGTGGATGTATATGGCAACATTTGTCTGGACATTCTtcag GACAAATGGTCATCTGCCTATGATGTTAGAACAATTCTACTCTCCATCCAGAGTCTTCTTGGAG AACCCAATATAAGTTCGCCTTTGAATACACAAGCAGCTCAACTTTGGAGCAATCAAGAAG AATATAGAAAGACGGTGGAGAAGTTGTACAAGCCTCCTTCAGCGTGA